The genomic region GCGCCGCCCGGGAATCTCCCGGGCGGCGCTTTGGGTAATGGCTCTATCGGTTGCGTTTTAATTCTGGACCGGGCTCCTCATCGCATCCTTGTAGCGGTAAAACAGCGCTTCCATTTCCTTTAGCTGGGACGGCTTGGTCAGGAACAGGTTGGCACCCAGCTCGTACGACCGGGCTTCGTCCCTTTTGTCCGACGAGGTGGTGAAAATTACCACCGGAATTGCTCTCCACAAACGATGCTGCTTGAGCCGAACCAGCACCTCGAAACCGCTCAGAATCGGCATGTTCAGGTCCAGCAGAATCAGGCGGGGATAGTCCGCCGGATCGCAGACTTCCAGCCGCTGCAACATTTTGTCTCCACGATAAATGCAGTCAACGTCTACGCAGGGAGCCAGATTGCTCATGACTTTGCTCGTCAGAAAGCAATCATCCTCATCATCGTCTACCAGAAAAATTTTGTACGGCTGTTTCAATAAGTCCACTTGAGTAAATTCTATATCAGGTCTACAAATTTACTGGGTTAGATATTAAAACTGCGTTAATGTTTAATCCGGACGCGGCCAGTGCCCCTTTTTTTTGGCAAATTTTTTCTGCGTCCTGATTTACAGGCACATCCTTCCCCAACGGCGCGGTGGGGTTTTCGGGGATTTTTCACAATTTTTTCACAAAAATCACAAAGCCCACAAGGAACCGGCGCTACTTTCGGTAAATTTCCGGAATGAAACCACCTATGACCTTGACGAAACCCCGCCTGAGCTTCTGGCAGATCATTAACATGAACGTGGGGTTTTTCGGCATCCAGTACAGCTTCGGCCTGCAGCAGAGCGCCGTAAACCCCATCTACGACTTTCTGGGCGCCAGCCCGGACGAGATTCCGCTGCTCAACCTGGCCGGGCCGCTCACCGGGCTTATCATCCAGCCGATCATCGGGGCGTTGAGCGACAAAACGTGGACGCCGGGCCTGGGCCGTCGGAAGCCTTATTTTCTGGTGGGCGCCATTCTGTGCAGTCTGGCGCTGCTGCTGTTTCCCTTCAGT from Tellurirhabdus rosea harbors:
- a CDS encoding response regulator, with the translated sequence MDLLKQPYKIFLVDDDEDDCFLTSKVMSNLAPCVDVDCIYRGDKMLQRLEVCDPADYPRLILLDLNMPILSGFEVLVRLKQHRLWRAIPVVIFTTSSDKRDEARSYELGANLFLTKPSQLKEMEALFYRYKDAMRSPVQN